TATCCAGTACCTTGATGAGCCAACAGTCAACACACAGATCTTCCCCCACGTTGTACATGGCTTCCTGGACACCAACCCTGCCATCCGAGAGCAGACAGTCAAGGTAGCTAAGCCCTGGTTTTCCAGGTCTTGAATGGGGCtcacatgaggacacagaggcCTTGGTTTTCGCCTGGGCATCTGAGCAGGTTGGGAGGGGCAGGTACCATCCTGCATGTTGGTCCAGGTTTTGGGCTTAGCTCAGCAGCTGGTGGGGGTTGCAGGGTGGGCATGGCCTGTAGTCCTCTGTACAGCAGACCCTGGCTGAGCATCTCACTATGCCCAGCCCTGTGCCCCATGCTGGGATGCAGTGTGTCTTGGGAAGCTGCTTTTTGAGGTCACAGGGAATGGGCTTGCCAGACAGTAAACTGGATTAGAAAAGGTATGTTagggggctcctggtggctcagtaggttgagcctgactcttgattttggttctggtcatgatctcagagtcctgagatcaagccccacatcaggctctgcactcagcctggagtctgcttctctctctctccctctgctgctccccctgcttaccCAAGCCTGcactctcaaagaaataaataaaatattaaaaaaaaaaataaggaaaagaaaggatatgTCAGAAAGTCACAGAGTATAAAGAGAAGGGTTTGCAGTTTTAAAAACAGCGATCAGGGAAGACTTTGCTAAGGAGGTATTATTTAAGGAAAAGAGGCAAGGGATCAGGCTCCAGGGTGCTTGGGAGGAAATGTGCTCCCTGTAGAAGGAACATGTGCAGAGGTCTTGAGGCCAGCCTGTGCCTGGAGTGAAGTAGCAGCAGGAAGTTTAGCATAGCTGAAGGGgaatggggagagaggcagagtcagaggTAACAGTGGCTCCCATCTGAACGGTAGTAGCAGGTAGAAGGGACCACATCCCAAAGGTGGGGCAGACAGTATATGCTGATGGGTGGCAGTAGAGCCAAGTGTGGCTCTGAGGTTTCTGGCCTTGGCAGCTGCAAGGTTACATTGCCATTTATCAAGAAGTTTGGGAGCAGCAGTTTCACAGGAAGCGGTTGGTCTGGTCTTGGCCACGTAAGTTGGGCAGGTGCAGGTGTCTGTTCAGCCGCTGGTTATACATGTATGAAGTTTAAGGAAGAAGCCTAGGCCGGAGGTGCTCACCTAGGTATTGTCCGCTAATAAGGCATTTAAAGCCACAAAGGAGGTAAGATCACGTAGCGTGAGGGGTAGAAGAGAAGAGGCCTGGGGAACAGATCTGGGGGTCTGAACAGTCTCATCCACAGGAGATTGAGAAGGAGCAGCCATTGGGGTCAGAGGAGAAccaggagtggggggtggggtcctGGAGGGCCAGAAGATGGAAGTCTCAAGGAGGAAGGAGATCTTGGGGGTGTCAAAGCTGCTGAGGGATCAGATATGGTTTTGGTTTGGATGGAGAACTGGTCATTGGATTTAGCAACATGGAGGTTCCTGGTGACCTCTACTCGAGCCACTTGGTAGAGTGTGGTACAGGGGTGTTTCTGTGGAAGTCTGAATCGAGTGCGTCcaagagagagcagaaggggAGTGATGGGAGGTGAGAATGTGAACAAACTTTGGAGATTTTGCTGTAAAGGGGACAGAGAAGTGTCCCCTTCCTTGACACTCTGGGTAGGGGCCAGGACCAGGAGGGAGGTAGGTTTGGGAGGGCTTTGGCAGGTCCTGCCAGAGCCCAGTGTCCCAACTGGCCTCCGCACCCTCCCAGGAGGCCACTCCTACATGTGACCCTTGCTGGCTGTGGCCCACAGTTTCCACATTCCCCCACCCTGCAGTCCATGCTGCTTCTGGCCCCAAAGCTGAACGAGGCCAACCTCAATGTGGAGCTGATGAAGCATTTCGCGCGGCTGCAGGCCAAGGATGAACAGGGCCCCATTCGCTGCAACACTACCGTCTGCCTGGGCAAAATCGGCTCCTACCTCAATGCCAGTGTGAGTGCCCTGGGACCTCTGTCCCTGTCTCAGGACCCAGCATCCTCTAGGGCTAGGCCTCCTTGTGCAGGGGCTGACATCCTCCCAGCCCCAGTGTCTGAGGGGTAGATGGTGGTGAATCTGGGAACTGAACCTGGGCTTGCCTGGCCCCATGACCCATGTGCATTCCCTCAGCCGGGGTTTGTAAATGGAGACGACTGCAATGCACAGACagcaggaatgaatgaatgaatgaatgaatgaatgaatgaatgaatgaatgatgtcaATGGTataggtggggagagaggcacaggctCCAGGGAAGCCGCTGCTCTGGCCCCTATGGTCCTGAGGCATCATGAACCCACTGAACTGGGAGAAGCCAAGCTGGAGTTTTAAGTAAAAATTCTCCTCCTTTGTTAGTGATTTGCTCATCTTTTTCAGACTTGGGGTCAGGGGGCCTGTGGATGGCCTCTGCTCTGCAGCAGGTCTGGCAGTTCTGGGTCCCAGGACTGACCCCACACTCAGGagccctctcccctgcccctcccagactaggcacagggtcctcacctccgCCTTCAGCCGTGCCACTAAGGACCCCTTTGCACCTTCCCGGGTGGCGGGGGTCCTGGGTTTTGCTGCCACCCACAACCTCTACTCGATGAACGACTGTGCCCACAAGatcctgcctgtgctctgtggCCTCACCGTGGATCCCGAGAAATCCGTGCGAGACCAGGTGAGGCACAGCTGGGCCCGGGCTCTGGAGCTGAGGCTCGGGGGATATCTGGGCTCTAGCTGGCCTGGTGGGCTCACGGGAACCCTGGaggccccagctctgccccttactACCCCACAGGCCTTCAAGGCCATTCGAAGCTTCCTGTCCAAACTGGAGTCTGTGTCAGAGGACCCCACCCAGCTGGCTGAAGTGGGTGAGTGGCCCACACTCATGTTCCCTCTTTCTCCCACATCTTCGACTATCACCTGACATGgcccccttccacctccctggAGTATCTAAAAGCTGGAAGAACCCCAGAGAGCAGACCTGACACCATTGTTCCTCACCCACCCCACTCCCATCTCACAGATGGGGTGCGGGTGCACAGGTCTGGAGAAGAGAGGGCCACTACAAGTTGCTCCGTGTCAGTTATTGCCTTCCTGTCATCTTCCCCATGAGGCCCTGGGGTGACTatacctgtttctctctctcgtCATTGTCTAGAAAAGGATGTCCATGCGGCCTCCAGCCCAGGAATGGGAGGAGCCGCAGCCAGCTGGGCAGGCTGGGCTGTGACAGGAGTCTCCTCGCTCACCTCCAAGCTGATCCGTGCGCACCCAACAGCTGCCCCGGCTGAGCCCAACATCCCCCAGAGACCCACACCTGAGGGTGAGTGCCCCAGGGCTGCATCAGTGACTGAGAGGGCTCAGAGGAGTTGTTACTGTCTGGCTTCcccgggggtggtggtggggacgtGGGAGACAGGGCAGGGTCTTCTCCTCCCTACCTTCCCCCCTACCCCAGCAATCTCTCCCTGTTTTGAGACCTTTCTGGGCTCCAGTGTATGGGAGCTCAGTGATCCTCTGCTCCTCAGGACTTcctgccctggcccccacccTTGTCCCTGCCACGTCCACAACCTCAGGCCACTGGGAGACACAAGAGGAGAGCACAGACACAGCGGAGGACAGCAGTGCTGCCGACAGATGGGATGATGAAGATTGGGGCAGCCTGGAGGTGAGTGAGGCTGAAAGGGTCTCCTCAGGCCACTCTAGCTCAGAGGTTATAGGCTGCCTTCAAAGAGCTCAGGTGAGCTTGGCTGGAGTCATGCCTGGCCTCCTCTGCACAGCATCCCTGGTAAGTAGATGTCATGGAGTGGCCCTGGTGTATAAGAGCTGGCAGCTGACACTCACTAAACCCAAGGGCCTCTGGGAGCAGGGCTGGAAATGAAAGTCCAGGTGGGTGGTTTTGGGGGCAGCCCATTGGTCTTCTCACCCTCTTCTGCTCCCCATCCTTCCCCCAGTAGCTCCAATGGTTAGTAGGGAGAGGCCATTCCCAGGCCTATGGAGTAGAGCTACCCTGAAGGGAATGGGGGCAGACCTCTCCACTGCTGACAGCAGTCTCTGGCCCAGGGCTGTGGAGAGGGGTGTGGAACTGCTAGATCTCATTCCCCAGCCTCGGAGGAATGATGGCACATCCACTCTGTAGATGGGAAACAAGGCTTGAGGAGCAAATGAGATGGAatgcaaaagaagaaagggtGGAGCCCATGGCTGAGAAGAGGCTGGCAGGCTCCTTGCCCTTTGGGTGGGGGCTGGAGTGTCTATAGTCATGCTCTCCTTCCCACACTGCAGCAGGAGGCCGAATCTGTGTTGGCCCAGCAGGAAGACTGGAGTACTGGGGGCCAGGCTAGCCGTGGTGGGCAGGtaagtggggtggggcaggggagttcctgggggggggggtcagctcCCCCCCCATCCCATCAGGCACTACCTCTCCACCTGCAGACCAGCAATGTGGACCCCAAATCCCCTGAGTCAGACTGGAGCAGCTGGGAAGCCGAGGGCTCATGGGAGCAGGGCTGGCAGGAGCCAAGTCCCCCAGAACCGCCCCCTGAGGGCACAAGGCTGGCCAGCGAGTATAACTGGGGTGGCTCGGAGCCCAGTGACAAAGGTGATCCCTTTGCTGCCATGTCTGCACGACGGGAGGCTGGCACCCAGGTACTTGGCACCCATCCACTTGAGGGTACAGACTGGGGTATACCTCAGCTGGGAGTCCACCTCCACTCCAGCCACACTTCCCTTTCAGCTGAGACCTGATTCTTGGGGCGATGACAACTGGGAGGGTCTGGAGACAGAGAGCCGTAAGTGCTTCCCCTGGCAGGGGTGGCAgtggcgggcgggggggggggggtcgcggGGCGGACCCTGGGCAGGTGCACGCTGGGAAGCCGAGACCCCTGTGGTCCTGAAGCCCTCAGCccacctcttcctcctgctcccaGGGCAAGGGAAGGCTGAGCTGGCCCGGAAAAAGCGCGAGGAGCGGCGGCGAGAGATGGAGGCCAAACGCGCAGAGAAGAAGGCAGCCAAGGGTCCCATGAAGCTGGGGACCCGCAAGCTGGATTGAACTGTCGGTGTGGGCGCTTGCAGCTGTGGAGAGCAGGCCCACAGATGTATTTATTGTACAAACCATGCCAGCCTGGCCCCCTGGCCAGACACATCTCACGTGTACATAATCAGAGCCACAATAAATTCTATTTCACACCCcggtgctgggctcagtgtagCCCCTCCTAGGAGGCTTGGGTCTGGTGCTGCCCTGTGGAGTCCATGCCCATCGCAGATGTGAACATCGATTTGTTCAAAAGCCAAGAGTAAAGAGGCACAATCTGATTTATCAGTTTCCAGGAAATGCCCTCTGGGAGGAAGCCGCCAGTGCCCCAGACCCAATCTCCGCCTGTGACCTGGGTGGCATCCCGCTACAGATGCCCTTGGAACTCCAGGCACAGGAAGGGGTCTGCGGGCCCTGGAGAGCTCTGGGTCCAAGCCCCGAGTTGCGGCAGATGATAGAGGCAGAGCTCGCCCAGAGGGTCAGGTGGAAGCCCCTCGCTGATGGCCAAGATGTGGCTCTCCGTTAGCGGCGACGCTGGGGCACGCAGGCCCCATGCGGGCGGCTGCGCGCGAAGCCAGCTTTGCAGACGCAGCGGAAGGAGCCACTCGTGTTCACGCAGCGCTCGCTCTTGCACAGCAACCCGCGCTGGTTCAGCTCTCGGCACTCATCGATGTCTGGAAGTGAGGGCGACAGGTGCGGGCTTCACCAAGGGCGCCAGAGCACGCAACCCCGTTAGTGTGCCCCTCCACGCCCCTGCAGCTGGCCTGGGTGTTggccccaccccccacagcccctgccctgcccccttcGCCCCGCTCGCTCGCTTACCCACGCAGCGCGCACGAGAGGCATCCAGCTGGAAGCCACCGGGACACTCGCACACCGCACCGCCGGGCCGGGGCACGCAGCGGCCACTCACGCAGCGGCACTCATCTGAATCCTCTTCAGAGCTGTCCTCTTCTGCGCCGGGCGGGGAGAATGCGGACATCAACCTCCACCTCCACCAAGCTAAGCTGATGGTTGATGACCCTCGTCGCCTCTGTCCCTTCCCCGTTGTTACACTCACCTCGAGGGGGCTTCCCCAGCAGCAAGGGGCTGGCATCCCAGAAGGAGTTGCTCTCACTCTGCGACGTCGGGCACTGGGG
This is a stretch of genomic DNA from Canis aureus isolate CA01 chromosome 21, VMU_Caureus_v.1.0, whole genome shotgun sequence. It encodes these proteins:
- the SCYL1 gene encoding N-terminal kinase-like protein isoform X2, coding for MWFFARDPVRDFPFELSPDPPEGGPPGPWVLHRGRKKATGSPVSIFVYDVKPGADEQTQVAKAAFKRLKTLRHPNILAYIDGLETDKCLHVVTEAVTPLGMYLKERAEAGGLKELELSWGLHQIVKALSFLVNDCSLIHNNICMAAVFVDRAGEWKLGGLDYMYSAQGNGGGPPRKGVPELEQYDPPELADGSGRAVREKWSADMWRLGCLIWEVFNGPLPRAAALRNPGKIPKSLVPHYCELVGANPKVRPNPARFLQNCRAPGGFMNNRFVETNLFLEEIQIKEPAEKQKFFQELSKSLDSFPEDFCRHRVLPQLLTAFEFGNAGAVVLTPLFKVGKFLNAEEYQQKIIPVVVKMFSSTDRAMRIRLLQQMEQFIQYLDEPTVNTQIFPHVVHGFLDTNPAIREQTVKSMLLLAPKLNEANLNVELMKHFARLQAKDEQGPIRCNTTVCLGKIGSYLNASTRHRVLTSAFSRATKDPFAPSRVAGVLGFAATHNLYSMNDCAHKILPVLCGLTVDPEKSVRDQAFKAIRSFLSKLESVSEDPTQLAEVEKDVHAASSPGMGGAAASWAGWAVTGVSSLTSKLIRAHPTAAPAEPNIPQRPTPEGLPALAPTLVPATSTTSGHWETQEESTDTAEDSSAADRWDDEDWGSLEEAESVLAQQEDWSTGGQASRGGQALPLHLQTSNVDPKSPESDWSSWEAEGSWEQGWQEPSPPEPPPEGTRLASEYNWGGSEPSDKGDPFAAMSARREAGTQLRPDSWGDDNWEGLETESRQGKAELARKKREERRREMEAKRAEKKAAKGPMKLGTRKLD
- the SCYL1 gene encoding N-terminal kinase-like protein isoform X4, whose protein sequence is MWFFARDPVRDFPFELSPDPPEGGPPGPWVLHRGRKKATGSPVSIFVYDVKPGADEQTQVAKAAFKRLKTLRHPNILAYIDGLETDKCLHVVTEAVTPLGMYLKERAEAGGLKELELSWGLHQIVKALSFLVNDCSLIHNNICMAAVFVDRAGEWKLGGLDYMYSAQGNGGGPPRKGVPELEQYDPPELADGSGRAVREKWSADMWRLGCLIWEVFNGPLPRAAALRNPGKIPKSLVPHYCELVGANPKVRPNPARFLQNCRAPGGFMNNRFVETNLFLEEIQIKEPAEKQKFFQELSKSLDSFPEDFCRHRVLPQLLTAFEFGNAGAVVLTPLFKVGKFLNAEEYQQKIIPVVVKMFSSTDRAMRIRLLQQMEQFIQYLDEPTVNTQIFPHVVHGFLDTNPAIREQTVKSMLLLAPKLNEANLNVELMKHFARLQAKDEQGPIRCNTTVCLGKIGSYLNASTRHRVLTSAFSRATKDPFAPSRVAGVLGFAATHNLYSMNDCAHKILPVLCGLTVDPEKSVRDQAFKAIRSFLSKLESVSEDPTQLAEVEKDVHAASSPGMGGAAASWAGWAVTGVSSLTSKLIRAHPTAAPAEPNIPQRPTPEGLPALAPTLVPATSTTSGHWETQEESTDTAEDSSAADRWDDEDWGSLEEAESVLAQQEDWSTGGQASRGGQTSNVDPKSPESDWSSWEAEGSWEQGWQEPSPPEPPPEGTRLASEYNWGGSEPSDKGDPFAAMSARREAGTQLRPDSWGDDNWEGLETESRQGKAELARKKREERRREMEAKRAEKKAAKGPMKLGTRKLD
- the SCYL1 gene encoding N-terminal kinase-like protein isoform X1, which encodes MWFFARDPVRDFPFELSPDPPEGGPPGPWVLHRGRKKATGSPVSIFVYDVKPGADEQTQVAKAAFKRLKTLRHPNILAYIDGLETDKCLHVVTEAVTPLGMYLKERAEAGGLKELELSWGLHQIVKALSFLVNDCSLIHNNICMAAVFVDRAGEWKLGGLDYMYSAQGNGGGPPRKGVPELEQYDPPELADGSGRAVREKWSADMWRLGCLIWEVFNGPLPRAAALRNPGKIPKSLVPHYCELVGANPKVRPNPARFLQNCRAPGGFMNNRFVETNLFLEEIQIKEPAEKQKFFQELSKSLDSFPEDFCRHRVLPQLLTAFEFGNAGAVVLTPLFKVGKFLNAEEYQQKIIPVVVKMFSSTDRAMRIRLLQQMEQFIQYLDEPTVNTQIFPHVVHGFLDTNPAIREQTVKSMLLLAPKLNEANLNVELMKHFARLQAKDEQGPIRCNTTVCLGKIGSYLNASTRHRVLTSAFSRATKDPFAPSRVAGVLGFAATHNLYSMNDCAHKILPVLCGLTVDPEKSVRDQAFKAIRSFLSKLESVSEDPTQLAEVEKDVHAASSPGMGGAAASWAGWAVTGVSSLTSKLIRAHPTAAPAEPNIPQRPTPEGLPALAPTLVPATSTTSGHWETQEESTDTAEDSSAADRWDDEDWGSLEQEAESVLAQQEDWSTGGQASRGGQALPLHLQTSNVDPKSPESDWSSWEAEGSWEQGWQEPSPPEPPPEGTRLASEYNWGGSEPSDKGDPFAAMSARREAGTQLRPDSWGDDNWEGLETESRQGKAELARKKREERRREMEAKRAEKKAAKGPMKLGTRKLD
- the SCYL1 gene encoding N-terminal kinase-like protein isoform X7, whose product is MWRLGCLIWEVFNGPLPRAAALRNPGKIPKSLVPHYCELVGANPKVRPNPARFLQNCRAPGGFMNNRFVETNLFLEEIQIKEPAEKQKFFQELSKSLDSFPEDFCRHRVLPQLLTAFEFGNAGAVVLTPLFKVGKFLNAEEYQQKIIPVVVKMFSSTDRAMRIRLLQQMEQFIQYLDEPTVNTQIFPHVVHGFLDTNPAIREQTVKSMLLLAPKLNEANLNVELMKHFARLQAKDEQGPIRCNTTVCLGKIGSYLNASTRHRVLTSAFSRATKDPFAPSRVAGVLGFAATHNLYSMNDCAHKILPVLCGLTVDPEKSVRDQAFKAIRSFLSKLESVSEDPTQLAEVEKDVHAASSPGMGGAAASWAGWAVTGVSSLTSKLIRAHPTAAPAEPNIPQRPTPEGLPALAPTLVPATSTTSGHWETQEESTDTAEDSSAADRWDDEDWGSLEQEAESVLAQQEDWSTGGQASRGGQALPLHLQTSNVDPKSPESDWSSWEAEGSWEQGWQEPSPPEPPPEGTRLASEYNWGGSEPSDKGDPFAAMSARREAGTQLRPDSWGDDNWEGLETESRQGKAELARKKREERRREMEAKRAEKKAAKGPMKLGTRKLD
- the SCYL1 gene encoding N-terminal kinase-like protein isoform X8, producing MPPCSDRGSDPTGNVPQGASGGWWLEGAGALLGPTPDCGEKALSFLVNDCSLIHNNICMAAVFVDRAGEWKLGGLDYMYSAQGNGGGPPRKGVPELEQYDPPELADGSGRAVREKWSADMWRLGCLIWEVFNGPLPRAAALRNPGKIPKSLVPHYCELVGANPKVRPNPARFLQNCRAPGGFMNNRFVETNLFLEEIQIKEPAEKQKFFQELSKSLDSFPEDFCRHRVLPQLLTAFEFGNAGAVVLTPLFKVGKFLNAEEYQQKIIPVVVKMFSSTDRAMRIRLLQQMEQFIQYLDEPTVNTQIFPHVVHGFLDTNPAIREQTVKSMLLLAPKLNEANLNVELMKHFARLQAKDEQGPIRCNTTVCLGKIGSYLNASTRHRVLTSAFSRATKDPFAPSRVAGVLGFAATHNLYSMNDCAHKILPVLCGLTVDPEKSVRDQAFKAIRSFLSKLESVSEDPTQLAEVEKDVHAASSPGMGGAAASWAGWAVTGVSSLTSKLIRAHPTAAPAEPNIPQRPTPEGLPALAPTLVPATSTTSGHWETQEESTDTAEDSSAADRWDDEDWGSLEQEAESVLAQQEDWSTGGQASRGGQALPLHLQTSNVDPKSPESDWSSWEAEGSWEQGWQEPSPPEPPPEGTRLASEYNWGGSEPSDKGDPFAAMSARREAGTQLRPDSWGDDNWEGLETESRQGKAELARKKREERRREMEAKRAEKKAAKGPMKLGTRKLD
- the SCYL1 gene encoding N-terminal kinase-like protein isoform X3, whose product is MWFFARDPVRDFPFELSPDPPEGGPPGPWVLHRGRKKATGSPVSIFVYDVKPGADEQTQVAKAAFKRLKTLRHPNILAYIDGLETDKCLHVVTEAVTPLGMYLKERAEAGGLKELELSWGLHQIVKALSFLVNDCSLIHNNICMAAVFVDRAGEWKLGGLDYMYSAQGNGGGPPRKGVPELEQYDPPELADGSGRAVREKWSADMWRLGCLIWEVFNGPLPRAAALRNPGKIPKSLVPHYCELVGANPKVRPNPARFLQNCRAPGGFMNNRFVETNLFLEEIQIKEPAEKQKFFQELSKSLDSFPEDFCRHRVLPQLLTAFEFGNAGAVVLTPLFKVGKFLNAEEYQQKIIPVVVKMFSSTDRAMRIRLLQQMEQFIQYLDEPTVNTQIFPHVVHGFLDTNPAIREQTVKSMLLLAPKLNEANLNVELMKHFARLQAKDEQGPIRCNTTVCLGKIGSYLNASTRHRVLTSAFSRATKDPFAPSRVAGVLGFAATHNLYSMNDCAHKILPVLCGLTVDPEKSVRDQAFKAIRSFLSKLESVSEDPTQLAEVEKDVHAASSPGMGGAAASWAGWAVTGVSSLTSKLIRAHPTAAPAEPNIPQRPTPEGLPALAPTLVPATSTTSGHWETQEESTDTAEDSSAADRWDDEDWGSLEQEAESVLAQQEDWSTGGQASRGGQTSNVDPKSPESDWSSWEAEGSWEQGWQEPSPPEPPPEGTRLASEYNWGGSEPSDKGDPFAAMSARREAGTQLRPDSWGDDNWEGLETESRQGKAELARKKREERRREMEAKRAEKKAAKGPMKLGTRKLD